A genomic stretch from Asterias rubens chromosome 7, eAstRub1.3, whole genome shotgun sequence includes:
- the LOC117293063 gene encoding protein canopy homolog 4-like, translating into MKATMMMRGLNISIFPLLFLVVWSGNAGDLDPDDPANPHRDPSKCEVCKFVAEELEQAMKETGKNKEVLQIGHQFDKEKKAITYTKSELRLIEALEEVCKGILKLNIHAERSASRRFAKGQSETIQTLRGLQAKGVKVDLGIPDDMWERPSAPVTKMKQHCDTLIEEQEDAISNWFFKTDQETSLVDYLCIQRVLKKDEHECLQEVWTGKEKVDPSSQQPLVSGSATESATSEPMQGPKQPKAKPGAKKSRISRKKVKAGKRGKGKKGRSGKANSSSKSSKSQTKKKDEL; encoded by the exons ATGAAAGCCACCATGATGATGAGGGGGTTAAATATTTCAATCTTTCCGCTGCTTTTTCTTGTTGTATGGAGCGGAAATGCGGGAGACTTAGATCCAGATGATCCTGCAAATCCACATCGTGATCCGTCCAAATGTGAAG TTTGCAAGTTTGTGGCAGAAGAGCTCGAGCAAGCCATGAAAGAAACGGGCAAGAATAAAGAGGTTCTTCAGATTGGACATCAGTTTGACAAGGAGAAAAAGGCCATCACCTATACCAAATC AGAGCTTCGTCTTATTGAGGCATTGGAGGAGGTTTGTAAAGGAATTCTCAaattgaatattcatgctgaGCGGTCTGCTTCCCGTAG GTTTGCTAAGGGTCAGTCCGAGACCATACAGACCCTACGAGGTCTCCAAGCTAAGGGAGTCAAAGTGGATCTCGGCATTCCTGATGACATGTGGGAGAGACCCTCGGCTCCTGTGACTAAGATGAAACAACAT TGTGACACACTGATTGAGGAACAAGAGGATGCCATCTCCAACTGGTTCTTTAAGACGGACCAAGAGACAAGCCTCGTCGACTACCTTTGTATCCAAAGGGTGCTGAAAAAAGATGAacatg AATGTCTGCAGGAGGTGTGGACCGGCAAAGAAAAAGTCGACCCCAGCTCACAGCAGCCCTTGGTTTCCGGATCAGCCACCGAGTCTGCCACATCCGAGCCAATGCAAGGGCCTAAGCAACCCAAAGCTAAACCTGGCGCCAAGAAATCACGCATTAGCAGAAAGAAAGTGAAAGCAGGGAAACGTGGTAAAGGAAAAAAAGGTCGATCAGGGAAGGCCAACTCATCGTCCAAATCAAGTAAATCGCAAACAAAGAAAAAGGATGAATTGTAA